The following are encoded together in the Arcticibacterium luteifluviistationis genome:
- a CDS encoding SusC/RagA family TonB-linked outer membrane protein, with translation MKKKIFFKLSLVTLFALTSVVSFGQQVIKGQVIDENDEALIGVTVAVQGSTRGTMTDVDGKYSVSASAAEKLVFSFVGYKATTVTVGNQTTIDVKLDTDQALLDEVVVVGYGVVQKKDLTGAVSQVDAEQLADMPASRVDQMLQGRSSGVMVTSANGSPGARSSIRIRGGNSINADNEPLYVIDGFIVGTDFNLNNINTNDIESIEVLKDATAISIYGTRGANGVILITTKSGESFGSEKPNVSLNLYTGIQQMARKIDYLDGYDRAVYGTEFAANSGSADPFADKSEIGNSDWQDLISQTGTVSNLDVSIGGSTKDLNYYISANYFNQEGIIKGTGLERYNFRANLDFKLNKKLKAGVRLNGAFTETENDKTDLWAMRSALTAFPTYYPDGVTFWDQNIVQGGAFANPLADITLKTDHTFGTNLLTTAYLEYSPWKDVVIRSTIGPKINWTKRNQFDPGTLPARAAAQRGGLAQIDNVFEFDILQENTISYSKELNENNRINVLGGFTWQKGLRETTYAQTQGISIDAINYDNLSIGDPLTYRVGSTLADSRQLVSWLGRANYSLKDRYLFTAVARVDGASVYSGSNNAYAFFPSAAFAWRIIDEPFMQNQNLFSNLKFRTSLGSAGKESISPYSTLAVLNNNVLVFNDTQAIGIQKGRPANPELKWETTTQLDIGLEFGFLNNRLSGEIDYYYKKTKDLLLARQIPKVTGFDTKLENIGSIQNQGLEFMLNSINVNSKDFKWESSITVSGNRSKILNLAGSDEIIIYSLEQGGPGAKLIVGQPVGVFTGVQYLGTYKSQEEIDSDGNLGVRQVIGGPRFKDENGDGKINNDDHIMMGNPEPKFFGGINNSFVYKNFSLDVFFQGTYGNDIYHEANVSNLFGLSEANIYAEAADRWSPENPTSDIPKAGGIASISDVVSNSAMLEDGSHLRLKSLKLGYNIPLKSNAIKSLNVYGVGNNLFLISKFRGYDPEATRFGTNSTVRGIIRNQYPNAKTFTVGLKADF, from the coding sequence ATGAAGAAAAAAATATTTTTCAAGCTCTCTTTGGTCACGCTTTTTGCCTTAACATCGGTTGTCAGTTTTGGACAACAGGTGATAAAAGGTCAAGTGATTGACGAAAACGACGAAGCCCTTATTGGAGTAACTGTAGCAGTACAGGGTTCAACCAGGGGAACCATGACAGATGTGGATGGGAAATATAGCGTTTCTGCAAGTGCTGCGGAGAAGCTTGTGTTTTCTTTTGTGGGCTATAAAGCCACTACAGTAACAGTGGGTAACCAAACTACTATTGATGTAAAATTAGATACCGACCAAGCTTTACTAGATGAGGTAGTGGTAGTAGGTTACGGTGTGGTACAAAAGAAAGACTTAACAGGTGCAGTGAGTCAGGTAGATGCCGAGCAGCTAGCAGACATGCCAGCTTCCAGAGTAGATCAAATGCTGCAAGGAAGGTCTTCTGGTGTTATGGTGACTTCAGCTAATGGTTCTCCAGGTGCGAGGTCTTCTATTAGAATTAGAGGAGGAAACTCTATCAATGCTGATAACGAACCTCTTTATGTAATTGACGGATTTATTGTGGGTACAGACTTTAACCTTAATAATATCAATACTAATGATATTGAATCTATTGAGGTATTAAAAGATGCTACCGCTATTTCTATTTATGGAACAAGGGGAGCAAATGGTGTAATATTAATCACTACTAAAAGCGGAGAATCTTTTGGTAGCGAAAAGCCAAATGTATCGCTTAACCTTTATACAGGTATCCAGCAAATGGCCAGAAAAATAGATTATCTGGATGGATATGACAGAGCTGTTTATGGTACTGAGTTTGCGGCCAACTCTGGAAGTGCTGACCCGTTTGCAGATAAAAGTGAAATAGGAAACTCTGATTGGCAAGATTTAATTTCTCAAACAGGAACAGTTTCTAATCTTGATGTTTCTATTGGAGGAAGTACTAAAGATTTAAACTATTATATTTCTGCCAATTATTTTAACCAGGAAGGTATAATTAAAGGAACAGGTTTAGAGCGTTATAACTTTAGAGCAAACCTTGACTTTAAGCTTAACAAGAAATTAAAAGCTGGAGTAAGATTAAATGGAGCTTTTACCGAAACAGAAAACGATAAGACAGATTTATGGGCCATGAGAAGTGCTTTGACTGCATTCCCAACCTATTATCCTGATGGAGTTACTTTCTGGGATCAGAACATTGTTCAGGGTGGAGCATTCGCTAATCCTTTGGCTGATATCACTCTTAAAACAGATCATACTTTTGGTACCAACCTTCTTACCACGGCTTATTTAGAATATAGCCCTTGGAAAGATGTGGTTATCAGGTCTACTATTGGACCTAAAATCAACTGGACTAAGAGAAATCAGTTTGACCCAGGTACCCTTCCGGCTAGAGCAGCTGCTCAGCGAGGTGGTTTAGCTCAAATTGACAATGTTTTTGAGTTTGACATTCTTCAAGAGAATACTATTTCTTATTCAAAAGAGCTTAACGAGAATAATAGAATCAACGTTTTAGGTGGTTTTACTTGGCAAAAAGGCTTAAGAGAAACTACCTATGCTCAGACGCAAGGTATTTCTATTGACGCCATTAATTATGATAACCTAAGTATTGGAGACCCTTTAACATATAGAGTAGGTTCTACTTTGGCAGATTCTAGACAGTTGGTGTCTTGGTTGGGTAGAGCAAATTATTCTCTTAAAGATAGGTACTTATTTACAGCGGTAGCTCGAGTAGATGGAGCTTCGGTTTATTCAGGGTCTAATAATGCTTATGCTTTCTTCCCTTCTGCTGCTTTTGCTTGGAGAATTATTGACGAGCCATTTATGCAAAACCAAAACCTTTTTTCAAACCTTAAGTTTAGAACAAGTTTAGGTTCGGCAGGTAAGGAGTCTATTAGTCCTTATAGCACTTTAGCTGTTTTAAATAATAATGTGTTGGTTTTTAATGACACACAAGCAATTGGTATTCAAAAAGGAAGACCGGCTAATCCAGAACTTAAATGGGAAACTACTACACAGTTAGATATTGGTTTGGAGTTTGGATTTTTAAATAACAGACTTTCTGGTGAAATAGATTATTACTACAAGAAGACAAAGGATTTATTGTTGGCAAGACAAATTCCTAAAGTGACGGGTTTTGATACTAAGTTGGAGAATATTGGTTCTATCCAGAATCAAGGTTTAGAGTTTATGTTAAATTCTATTAACGTTAATTCTAAAGACTTTAAATGGGAGTCTTCAATAACCGTTTCAGGAAACAGGTCAAAGATTTTGAACCTAGCGGGTTCTGATGAAATCATAATTTATTCATTGGAGCAAGGTGGCCCAGGGGCTAAGTTAATAGTAGGTCAGCCAGTGGGTGTATTTACGGGAGTTCAATACTTAGGAACTTATAAATCTCAAGAGGAAATAGATTCAGACGGAAACTTAGGTGTACGTCAGGTAATAGGTGGCCCACGTTTTAAAGATGAAAACGGTGATGGTAAAATTAATAATGATGACCATATAATGATGGGTAATCCGGAACCTAAATTCTTTGGTGGAATTAATAACAGTTTCGTTTATAAGAACTTTAGTTTGGATGTTTTCTTCCAAGGGACTTATGGTAATGATATCTACCATGAGGCAAACGTGTCAAATTTATTTGGTTTAAGTGAAGCAAATATTTATGCAGAAGCTGCTGATAGATGGAGTCCTGAAAACCCTACCTCTGATATTCCAAAAGCGGGTGGAATTGCTAGTATTTCTGATGTGGTTTCTAACTCAGCTATGCTGGAAGATGGCTCACACCTAAGACTAAAGAGTTTAAAACTGGGCTACAACATACCACTTAAGAGTAATGCAATCAAGAGCCTGAATGTTTATGGGGTTGGAAATAACCTTTTCTTGATTTCAAAGTTTAGAGGTTATGACCCAGAGGCTACCAGATTTGGTACAAACTCTACCGTAAGAGGTATAATTAGGAATCAATATCCTAATGCTAAAACGTTCACAGTTGGTTTAAAAGCAGACTTTTAA
- a CDS encoding RagB/SusD family nutrient uptake outer membrane protein: MRKIVVLLTVVFLSSCSGFLEENVRGIISPNNFYNSDQEAIQAANGIYLGMRANNLYGGWQGLTAFTIFGSDEAMPSRIFGGLGAIMDYNLTETNYGNAYTIWRDLYGVIGDANSVIANVDGNEKLTVPVQDKVIGEALFLRAMAYYHLTALWGDVPFFTEDLPLDEVAALGRASKEEIRTAMIADLKRAEVLLPSVNEGSDLGRATKWAAKFLRTRFHLWEQDWASALASSKDIIDNSPHALMSTYGEVFDVNNQFNQEAIFGFDFTKDVPSNAQDITDSFNPRLRDEPKNANLRNEFAGKLNDLGEEFNGYGLTVPLTDLVESYPTEDPRRPYNLMDQYLGYDLTFTYFTKRTNFDFVNSPRYNHGEWWITMRLAQVYLMAAEAANELGNTDEALTYTNEIRRRAYGTDSPVAAADQSGIRTAIQDELKWELAGESERRYDLVRWGILVETVRNSSYGIFKGPENIKDYMVKLPIPQEEIDLNPNLLESDASNNGYR, encoded by the coding sequence ATGAGAAAGATAGTAGTATTATTAACGGTAGTTTTCTTGAGCTCTTGCTCAGGTTTTCTAGAAGAAAACGTAAGGGGGATTATATCTCCAAATAACTTTTATAATTCGGATCAAGAGGCTATTCAAGCAGCTAATGGTATATACCTAGGCATGAGAGCTAATAATCTGTATGGTGGCTGGCAAGGTCTTACAGCATTTACCATTTTTGGTAGTGACGAAGCCATGCCTAGTAGAATCTTTGGAGGCTTAGGTGCTATTATGGACTATAACCTTACAGAAACAAATTATGGTAACGCCTATACCATTTGGAGAGATTTGTATGGTGTTATTGGAGATGCAAATTCTGTAATAGCTAACGTAGACGGTAACGAGAAGCTTACTGTACCTGTTCAAGATAAGGTGATAGGTGAAGCTCTTTTTTTAAGAGCAATGGCATACTATCATTTAACAGCCCTATGGGGAGACGTACCTTTCTTTACCGAAGACCTTCCTTTAGATGAGGTAGCGGCTTTAGGAAGAGCTAGTAAAGAAGAAATCAGAACTGCGATGATTGCAGATTTGAAAAGAGCAGAAGTCTTATTGCCTTCAGTTAATGAAGGTTCTGATTTAGGAAGAGCGACAAAATGGGCTGCTAAGTTTTTAAGAACTAGATTTCATTTATGGGAGCAAGACTGGGCGAGTGCATTAGCGTCTAGTAAAGATATTATTGATAATTCTCCACATGCTTTAATGTCAACTTATGGTGAAGTTTTTGATGTTAATAATCAATTTAACCAAGAAGCTATTTTTGGTTTTGACTTCACAAAAGATGTTCCTTCTAATGCTCAAGACATTACAGATAGTTTTAACCCAAGACTTAGAGACGAGCCGAAAAATGCCAATTTAAGAAATGAGTTTGCTGGAAAGTTAAATGATTTAGGAGAAGAGTTTAATGGTTATGGTTTGACTGTTCCATTGACTGATTTAGTGGAAAGTTATCCTACAGAAGACCCGAGAAGACCTTATAACTTAATGGATCAATATTTAGGCTACGATCTAACCTTCACGTATTTCACCAAGAGAACCAATTTTGATTTTGTTAACTCACCTAGGTATAATCACGGCGAATGGTGGATTACTATGAGATTAGCTCAGGTTTATCTGATGGCGGCAGAAGCAGCAAACGAATTAGGTAATACGGATGAAGCTTTAACTTATACGAATGAAATTAGACGTAGAGCTTATGGTACAGATAGTCCAGTAGCGGCAGCTGACCAAAGCGGCATAAGAACGGCCATTCAAGACGAATTGAAGTGGGAACTGGCGGGCGAGTCAGAAAGACGTTATGATTTAGTAAGATGGGGAATTTTGGTAGAAACCGTGAGAAATTCATCTTATGGTATATTTAAAGGACCAGAAAACATCAAAGATTATATGGTTAAGTTGCCAATTCCTCAAGAAGAAATAGACTTAAACCCTAACCTATTAGAATCGGATGCTTCTAATAATGGTTACCGTTAA
- a CDS encoding arylsulfatase — translation MLKKIIILAIVVGFAWACKTQLPGSSDSSKKPNIVFIMADDLGYGDVGFNGQTKIKTPALDQMAKEGVVLTNHYSGSPVCGPSRSCLLTGTHTGHTTVRGNPNWTTSGADVVLKEDDITVAEELKRAGYHTAILGKWGMDEYGVSGQANAQGFDYFYGYRRHGEAHHYYPKHLWRNTEKVPLEGNIPEETFGQYSHDLVANEALNYLDERAKSTEPFFMYVAFTTPHYELTVPEDSKTPYENLGWEKRPMKKGHYYNDEEGNIAYAGMVSRMDRDIGRIREKLKEHGMAENTLVIFTSDNGHEYDRGFFDSNGAFKGRKRDVYEGGIHVPFTAVWPNKIPEGSTSNHQSGFWDFLNTACEVAGIAPTKKDLDGISYLNALKGEKQKVHEYLYWEFNEGAGPRQALRKGDWKLVRQYKKDDELYNLSNDIGEDTDLSKINAKKLKELQALILTARTDDPNYELVKIVKKK, via the coding sequence ATGCTAAAAAAAATAATTATTCTGGCCATAGTGGTCGGCTTTGCTTGGGCTTGTAAAACACAATTGCCAGGAAGCTCAGATTCATCAAAAAAGCCAAATATTGTCTTCATCATGGCAGATGATTTGGGCTATGGCGATGTAGGATTTAATGGGCAAACCAAAATTAAGACACCAGCCTTAGACCAAATGGCAAAGGAAGGCGTGGTATTGACAAATCACTATTCAGGTTCGCCTGTTTGTGGACCGTCTAGGTCTTGTTTACTAACAGGAACGCATACCGGGCACACCACAGTAAGAGGGAATCCAAACTGGACCACTTCAGGTGCTGATGTAGTTTTAAAAGAAGATGACATTACGGTGGCAGAAGAGCTTAAAAGAGCAGGCTATCATACCGCTATTTTGGGCAAATGGGGCATGGACGAATATGGCGTTAGTGGACAGGCAAACGCTCAGGGTTTTGACTACTTCTATGGATACAGAAGACATGGCGAAGCTCATCATTATTACCCAAAACATCTGTGGCGAAACACAGAGAAAGTGCCTTTAGAAGGAAATATTCCTGAGGAAACATTTGGTCAATATTCGCATGATTTGGTAGCGAACGAGGCTTTGAATTATTTAGACGAAAGAGCTAAAAGTACGGAGCCGTTTTTTATGTATGTGGCATTTACTACACCTCATTATGAGTTAACTGTTCCAGAAGATTCTAAGACGCCCTATGAAAACCTTGGTTGGGAAAAGCGACCAATGAAAAAAGGTCATTACTATAATGACGAGGAAGGGAATATAGCCTACGCCGGTATGGTAAGCAGAATGGATAGAGACATTGGCCGCATTAGAGAGAAATTAAAAGAGCATGGCATGGCTGAAAATACCTTGGTGATATTTACCAGTGATAATGGTCATGAGTATGACAGAGGTTTCTTTGATAGCAATGGAGCTTTTAAAGGACGCAAAAGAGATGTGTACGAAGGTGGAATTCACGTCCCGTTTACAGCCGTTTGGCCAAACAAAATTCCAGAAGGTTCTACCTCAAATCATCAATCTGGCTTTTGGGATTTTTTAAATACTGCTTGTGAAGTAGCTGGTATAGCACCTACCAAAAAGGATTTGGATGGTATCTCTTATTTGAATGCACTAAAAGGCGAAAAGCAGAAAGTACACGAATACCTTTATTGGGAGTTTAACGAAGGTGCAGGCCCAAGGCAAGCTTTAAGAAAAGGAGATTGGAAGCTGGTACGTCAATACAAAAAAGATGATGAACTCTATAACCTTTCTAATGATATTGGCGAGGATACAGACCTTTCAAAAATAAACGCTAAAAAACTAAAAGAGCTTCAAGCCTTAATTCTTACAGCAAGAACAGACGACCCAAATTACGAATTGGTCAAGATTGTGAAAAAGAAGTAA